Below is a genomic region from Halobacterium sp. CBA1132.
CCAGCGAGGACAACGGTTTTCTCCCCGGCTCGTGTGGCTCAGCCTAATGGCAGATTCCGGCGAGGACGACGTGCAGCGGATTCACGTGGGGGAGACCGCGGACGGTGAGCCGTTGGAATTTCCCACGGTAGAGGTGTTAACGGGGCGCGCGTTCATCACCGGGAAAAGCGGGTCCGGAAAGAGTATCCTTGGAGGGACGCCGGTTCATACTGAGAACGGGCGGAAGCCAATCGAAGACGTATCCGAGGGCGAACAAGTGCTTTCGCTCAACAAGCACACCTACGAACAGGAGTTCCAGCCCGTTCAAGCTGTTATTGAACACGAAGCCGACGACCTGTTGCAAATCACCCTTGAGGATGGTACTGAAATCATCGGAACCGAGGACCACAGCTTTCTCACCATTGACGACCTCGAAATCGTTCCGGTACAGGGAAGCGATGTCGAGGAGGGGACCTGGTTTCCGCTTGCCCGAGAGTTACCGAGTGCGGAGGACGTAACGGACGTCGATCTCGCGGAGTATGTCCCCGAAACGGCCAATCTCACAATTCGGGACGATGAAATTCAGAGCGGTCCGAGAACGGACGACCGGTATTTGGACCTAGATCTCGAGACCGGGAAAGTGCTCGGCCTGTATCTCGCTGAAGGGTCGTTCGACGCGCGTGACACGTTACAGATTTCCAATATCGATGACGGTGTTCGGTCGTTCCTCGACGGTCAGGGATTCAACGTCTACGAGCGGACCTGCAACAAGGGGTTCAAGCCGTTCGCGAAGTTCCTACAGTCCGAATTCGGTGTGGGTGCTGGCGGAAAGTCACTGCCAGTTTGGGCCTTCGATACACCCGCGGCATTCCGCAAGGGCGTGATTTCTGGATACTTTGACGGCGACGGTACGATTAACGACGAAAGCGCGTCTGTAATGTCGAAATCTCCCGAGTTGCTCGACGGGATGAAAGAGCTCCTTCGACAGTTCGGCATCTCAACGACGTTGCGGGACAAACTCACGATGTACAATGGGGAGAAGCGACAGTACAAACGGCTGACCGTCGATTCCTTCAGCCTCGCAACGTTCGCGGAGGTCGTTGACCTCGAGATGGTCCAGAAGGCCGAGCAACTCGAAACCGCTACAGCTGGCATCGCCGATGGCGGGACGTACAATTCAAAAGACATGATTCCGGGGTTCGGCCCCGTACTGAATGTTGCTGCGCGAGAGCAGGGGTGGACGCTCCGAGACAGTGATAACCGAGTCTCGGGAGCATCGGTCCATAACCTCACAAGACAACAGAAGGCGGGACGGCAGACGTTCAATCAACTCGTCGACGACCTCGACATCGAGGGTCGGACTGCGGCTCTCGGCCAGTCTGATATCCAGTGGAAGCGCGTCGTCGACGTTAGTCCTGTCTCCGGAACTCGAACCGTCTACGACCTCGACGTCGCGCTCAACGACAACTTCGTCGCGAACGGTGTCTTCGTTCACAACTCGAACTCCACGAGCGTCGTCGTCGAGGAACTCCTCGAAGCCGGCTACCCCGTACTCATCGTGGACACGGACGGCGAGTACTACGGGCTCAAAGAGGAGTACGAGCTCCTACACGCGGGCGCCGACGAGGAGTGCGACATCCAGGTGAGCGTCGAGCACGCCGAGAAGCTCGCGCATCTCGCCTTAGAGGAGAACGTCCCCATCATTCTGGACGTCTCCGGCTACCTCGACGACGAGGAGGCCGACGAACTTCTGCGGGAGACGGTCCGGCACCTCTTCGCCAAGGAGAAGAAACTGAAGAAGCCGTTCCTGCTCGTCGTCGAGGAGTGCCACGAGTACATCCCGGAGGGCGGCGGCGTCGGTGAGACGGGCAACCTCCTCATCAAGGTAGGCAAGCGCGGGCGCAAGCACGGCCTCGGCGTCGTCGGCATCAGCCAGCGCCCCGCCGACGTGAAGAAGGACTTCATCACGCAGGCGAACTGGCTGGTGTGGCACCGGCTCACGTGGGAGAACGACACGAAGGTCGTGGGCCGCATCGTCGGCAGCGAGTACGCCGACGACGTCGTTGACTTGGGGGACGGCGAGGCGTTCATCCAGACGGACTGGAGCGACGAGATGGTGCGCCGCGTGCAGTTCAAGCGCAAGCGCACGTTCGACGCGGGCGCCACCCCGGGCCTCGACGACTTCGAGCGCCCCGACCTGAAGTCCGTCAGCGGGTCGCTGATGGAGGACCTCGGCGACATCACCGACCGCAAGGAACAGGAGCAGAACCGCGTCGCGGAACTGGAGTCGAAACTGGAGAACCGCGAGCAGCGCATCGCCGAACTGGAGTCCGAACTGGAGACCGCTCGGGACGTCTCGGCGGCCGCCCGGAAGATGGCGAACGCGCTCGCGCACGGCGACGGCTCCCCGCCGGACGGCTACCAGTCGACGCTCCAGACGAAGAACGAACACATCGACCAGTTGGCCGAGCGCGTCGCCGAACTCGAAGCGAAAGTCGAGGACGACGCCGGCGCTACCGACGACAGCACCAGCGATACTGCCGAGGCCGCGACCAGCGACGACGCCCCCGATGCGACGCTTGACACGACGGTTGGCAGTGATGTTGACGACGATTCGCGGGACGCGCTCGTGGACGCGGTCCAAGACCGGCTACGGCGCCGCGGTGAACGCAGCCAACTCCAAGACGGGAGCGAGAATGAGAGTGCGACACCCGACGAATCCACGGCGTCGCCGACCGAGACGGTCGTCGACCTCCTGCAGGCGCCGCCCGTCGTCACGCGTGTGAACGCCGCGCGCCGCGACTCGAAGTGCAACGACGAGGCCGCCTGGCAGGTCGTCTCCGAACTCGCGACCAACCCCGGCGCGAGCGCCCACGACCTTGCGGCGGCCGCGGGCATCGATGTCGAACCCGTACACACGCTGCTGCGCGAACTCCGCACCCACGACCTCGTCGCTCGCGACGACCGCACGTACGCGTTCAACGTCGACCAGATGCGAACGCTCGTCGAACACGACGACCCCTCGAAGCCGCGCACGGAACTGCGCGACCAGTGGGAGCCCTGACTCCGGCGGGCGAATCCGTTTCACCAACACCTAAGCGACCGGACGTTACACGCTGGGGTATGGCAACGGAGAACGACAGCGACACCTTCGACATCGGCGGCGAACTGACTGTCCACCGGCTCGGCTTCGGCGCGATGCGCGTCACCGGCCCGGACGTCATCGGGTCGCCCGACGACGAAGCCAACGCCCGCGACGTGCTCCAGCACGCCGTCGACCTCGGCGTCGACTTCGTCGACACCGCCGACTCCTACGGCCCCGGCGTCAGCGAGCGCTTCATCCGCGAATCCGGCATCGCCGACGACGCCGTCGTCGCCACCAAGGCCGGCCTCCTGCGGAACGCGACCGGCGACTGGATTCCCCACGGCGACCCAGACTACATCAAGAATCAGGCGCTGGCGTCCATCGACCGCCTCGGCGTCGACTCCATCGACCTCTACCAGTACCACCGCCCCGACCCCGACACGGACTTCGAGGACGCCGTCCACGCGTTCGCGGAACTCAAAGACGACGGACTCGTCGACCACGTCGGCCTCAGCAACGTCTCCGTCGACCAACTGGAGACCGCCCGCGAGGTCGTCGATGTCGCCACCGTCCAGAACGCGTACAACGTCGTCGACCGCGAGTACGAGGACGTCCTCGAAGCCTGCGAGGACTACGACATCGGCTTCATTCCGTACTTCCCGATGGGCGGTGGCGACCTCGGCGAGCAACGCAGTGGCCTTGAAGCCGTCGCCGACGACCACGACGCCACCGTCCGGCAGGTCGCGCTCGCGTGGCTGCTCGACCACTCGCCGGTGACGCTCCCGATTCCCGGGACGTCCAGCCTCGACCACCTCGAATCGAACGTCGCGGCGAGCCACCTCGACCTCACGGACGAGGACCGCGCGCGACTCGAATAGGCCCGGCCGCTCACCGATACCGCGCGATTGCCGCGGCAGCGAGCACGAGTGCGCCGGTCACGAACGTGCCGGGAATCGGGAGGACGAACAGGAACGCGCCGACCACGAACGCGATTGTGGACGTTCGCACGCCTCACTAGTCGGACTGCTCACTGGTACACGTGGCGGCCGACGCCGTCGCTACGTAGTTCGTGAATAGTCGAAAAACGATTCGTCCTGTCCAGCGTCAGCGACGCTGGGCTATCACCGAATTACAGCCGAGTGAGGTTCGTCGCGCGGGGGCCTTTGTCGGCCTCCTCGATGTCGAACTCGACTTCCTGACCTTCCTCGAGGTCCGGGCCGCCGATGTCTTCCATGTGGAAGAACACGTCCTCGTCCGCGTCGTCCGTCTCGATGAAACCGTAGCCGCCAGTGTCGTTGAAGAAGTCAACCGTACCTTCTGCCATTGCGACCGTAGAGAGGCGCTGCTACATCATAATTGTTGTGGGTGTCGTCGACGGACGACGCACCCGCTCTCCGCCGTCGAGAGCAGCGCTGCGGGCGTTAGAGCTCGCAGATGTCGTGGAGGTCGTCGAGGCCGTCGATCTCCCACGTCGGCCACACGTTCAACTCCCAGTCGCGGCGGTGGGGCCGCCGGATGAACGCCGAGTCGATGCCCGCGTTCTCCGCGGCGCGCACGTCGGACTCGTTGTCCCCCACGAACAGCGCCGAATCCGCGTCCAAGTCCGCGAGCGCCTGGTCGATGTAGTGGGAGTTGGGCTTGCGCCGCCGCAGACTCTCCACGGTCGGCTCGCGGCCGTACGCCGCGCCGAACAGGTCGTCGACGCCGAAGTGCTCCAGCACGAAGTCGACGGTCGCCTGCTGGTTCGAACTCACGATACCCATCGAGACATCCAAGTCGTGGAGTTCGTGGAGGTCGTCGTAGAGGGTCTTGCGGCCCTCCCGGACTTCCTCGTACTGTGCTTCCGCAGCGGTCTGGTCCCGCGTCGGCCAGAACTCTGCCGGCTTGAGGCCGTAGCGGCTACAGACGTCGCTGACGGTCTTCGGCGTCGCGCCGATGGTCATCTCCTCGATATCGTCGGGGTCGGGGTCGGTGACGCCGAACTGCTCGAACGTGTCCTCGGTCGCCGCCTGCAGCACGTCGTACCGCGTGCGGCCGACGAGGACGCCGTCGTTGTCGAACACGACGGTGTCGTAGGTCATACCTCCTCTTTGGGGCGACACACAGATAAACGTTTCAGCGCTGGGATTGCGCGCTCGCCCGGAAAATCGCCGGTGTAGCGCCTATCCTTGGACGACTGTCCGGGTCTCGGTCCCCGAGCGTCCCGCCGACCGCCCGCTCACACCCCTGACTCGGCGTCGGGCTTCGAGTGCCACCACGCCCACAGCACCAGCACGCCCTGCAGCGGAAGCCGCACCCACGCCGCCACGCGCGCCACGCGCTCCATCCCCTCGGGCACTAGCTCGTCGGCCACGTTGTCGGTCGCCATGTAGACGTTCGCCGGGAAGACCGCCACGAGCAGCGCCACGATTCCCCACGCCGACAGCCGCCGCGTCCGCTCGAACAACACGCCCACGCCGAACACGACCTCCGCGACCCCCGACACGTAGACGAGCGCCCGCGGCCGCGGCAGCGACGGCGGCACCACGCGCTCGAAGGCCGCTGGCGTCCTGAAGTGTAGGACGCCAGCGACCACGTAGATCGTCCCCATCACGTACCGCAGCGGCCGCTCGAACAGAGCCAGCGTCCGTCGGAGACTGCTCATGGGTCTCGCGACGACGACCAGCCACATAGTGTTGTCCC
It encodes:
- a CDS encoding LAGLIDADG family homing endonuclease codes for the protein MADSGEDDVQRIHVGETADGEPLEFPTVEVLTGRAFITGKSGSGKSILGGTPVHTENGRKPIEDVSEGEQVLSLNKHTYEQEFQPVQAVIEHEADDLLQITLEDGTEIIGTEDHSFLTIDDLEIVPVQGSDVEEGTWFPLARELPSAEDVTDVDLAEYVPETANLTIRDDEIQSGPRTDDRYLDLDLETGKVLGLYLAEGSFDARDTLQISNIDDGVRSFLDGQGFNVYERTCNKGFKPFAKFLQSEFGVGAGGKSLPVWAFDTPAAFRKGVISGYFDGDGTINDESASVMSKSPELLDGMKELLRQFGISTTLRDKLTMYNGEKRQYKRLTVDSFSLATFAEVVDLEMVQKAEQLETATAGIADGGTYNSKDMIPGFGPVLNVAAREQGWTLRDSDNRVSGASVHNLTRQQKAGRQTFNQLVDDLDIEGRTAALGQSDIQWKRVVDVSPVSGTRTVYDLDVALNDNFVANGVFVHNSNSTSVVVEELLEAGYPVLIVDTDGEYYGLKEEYELLHAGADEECDIQVSVEHAEKLAHLALEENVPIILDVSGYLDDEEADELLRETVRHLFAKEKKLKKPFLLVVEECHEYIPEGGGVGETGNLLIKVGKRGRKHGLGVVGISQRPADVKKDFITQANWLVWHRLTWENDTKVVGRIVGSEYADDVVDLGDGEAFIQTDWSDEMVRRVQFKRKRTFDAGATPGLDDFERPDLKSVSGSLMEDLGDITDRKEQEQNRVAELESKLENREQRIAELESELETARDVSAAARKMANALAHGDGSPPDGYQSTLQTKNEHIDQLAERVAELEAKVEDDAGATDDSTSDTAEAATSDDAPDATLDTTVGSDVDDDSRDALVDAVQDRLRRRGERSQLQDGSENESATPDESTASPTETVVDLLQAPPVVTRVNAARRDSKCNDEAAWQVVSELATNPGASAHDLAAAAGIDVEPVHTLLRELRTHDLVARDDRTYAFNVDQMRTLVEHDDPSKPRTELRDQWEP
- a CDS encoding aldo/keto reductase, which codes for MATENDSDTFDIGGELTVHRLGFGAMRVTGPDVIGSPDDEANARDVLQHAVDLGVDFVDTADSYGPGVSERFIRESGIADDAVVATKAGLLRNATGDWIPHGDPDYIKNQALASIDRLGVDSIDLYQYHRPDPDTDFEDAVHAFAELKDDGLVDHVGLSNVSVDQLETAREVVDVATVQNAYNVVDREYEDVLEACEDYDIGFIPYFPMGGGDLGEQRSGLEAVADDHDATVRQVALAWLLDHSPVTLPIPGTSSLDHLESNVAASHLDLTDEDRARLE
- a CDS encoding cold-shock protein, coding for MAEGTVDFFNDTGGYGFIETDDADEDVFFHMEDIGGPDLEEGQEVEFDIEEADKGPRATNLTRL
- a CDS encoding HAD family hydrolase → MTYDTVVFDNDGVLVGRTRYDVLQAATEDTFEQFGVTDPDPDDIEEMTIGATPKTVSDVCSRYGLKPAEFWPTRDQTAAEAQYEEVREGRKTLYDDLHELHDLDVSMGIVSSNQQATVDFVLEHFGVDDLFGAAYGREPTVESLRRRKPNSHYIDQALADLDADSALFVGDNESDVRAAENAGIDSAFIRRPHRRDWELNVWPTWEIDGLDDLHDICEL
- a CDS encoding DoxX family membrane protein, with product MSSLRRTLALFERPLRYVMGTIYVVAGVLHFRTPAAFERVVPPSLPRPRALVYVSGVAEVVFGVGVLFERTRRLSAWGIVALLVAVFPANVYMATDNVADELVPEGMERVARVAAWVRLPLQGVLVLWAWWHSKPDAESGV